In one window of Synergistes jonesii DNA:
- the rpsI gene encoding 30S ribosomal protein S9, translating into MADNKFIWGTGRRKNAIARVRICAGSGKFLINNREVKDYLPRYFWASQATEPLATAGVEGKIDVFVNAHGGGLTGQAGAIRLGVARALLKMYPDMRPVLKKAGFLTRDSRMVERKKVGLRGARANKQFSKR; encoded by the coding sequence ATGGCTGACAACAAATTTATCTGGGGGACGGGCAGGAGAAAGAACGCGATCGCACGCGTGCGCATCTGCGCGGGCTCAGGCAAGTTCCTCATCAACAACCGCGAAGTGAAGGACTACCTCCCGCGCTACTTCTGGGCCTCGCAGGCCACTGAGCCGCTGGCGACGGCGGGAGTCGAAGGCAAGATAGACGTCTTCGTCAACGCTCACGGCGGCGGCCTTACCGGTCAGGCCGGCGCGATCCGCCTCGGAGTGGCGCGCGCTCTGCTCAAGATGTACCCCGATATGCGCCCCGTCCTCAAAAAGGCCGGTTTCCTCACGCGCGATTCCCGCATGGTCGAGCGCAAGAAGGTAGGGCTCAGAGGCGCGCGCGCGAACAAGCAGTTCTCCAAACGTTAG
- a CDS encoding RNA-binding domain-containing protein gives MNFETENIEFKSQFTEEIYKEVIAFANTDGGIVYVGIDNDGNVIGLTDVDNEYVRITNGIRDAIMPDVTMFVRFTVQENKVVRITVSEGTNKPYYLKGKGLKPSGVYVRQGTSSVPASLELIRRMIKESDGDTFEENRSLEQELTFDAAKKAFKLYGVEFSPEKYSALGITHKKDEIYTNLALILSDQCSHTTKIAVFSDDACTVFRDSKEFGGSIFKQFEDAVNYLALCNKTRSVIKGVVRTDKQDYPEEAIREALLNAIVHRDYSFSGSIIINVTDHRMEFISLGGLLPSLSPDDIRSGISQPRNKNLAEVFHCLRLIESYGTGIRRIFNLYSGCPEQPQIEVTTNTFKMVLPNMNAVSVAEPNSVSAVTPQMQKVLDYIKANSQITEKEISKLLGLKKTRTFTVTKQMRDLGLIKVIGRGESKYYTTK, from the coding sequence ATGAATTTTGAAACCGAAAATATTGAATTCAAATCTCAGTTCACCGAAGAAATTTATAAAGAAGTGATAGCCTTTGCCAATACAGATGGAGGCATTGTTTATGTCGGGATAGATAACGACGGGAATGTTATCGGATTGACCGACGTCGATAACGAATATGTCCGTATTACTAATGGTATCCGTGATGCAATCATGCCGGATGTCACTATGTTTGTGCGCTTCACCGTTCAGGAAAACAAGGTGGTGCGCATCACCGTAAGCGAAGGTACAAACAAGCCGTACTACCTCAAAGGGAAAGGTTTGAAGCCGAGCGGTGTTTATGTGCGTCAAGGCACTTCCAGCGTGCCTGCTTCGCTGGAGCTGATCCGCCGGATGATTAAGGAAAGCGACGGCGATACTTTTGAAGAGAACCGTTCTCTTGAGCAGGAATTGACATTTGACGCCGCAAAAAAAGCGTTTAAGCTTTACGGTGTGGAATTCAGCCCGGAAAAGTATAGCGCTCTCGGTATTACGCATAAGAAAGATGAAATTTACACCAACCTTGCGTTGATTCTTTCTGACCAATGTTCTCACACAACAAAAATTGCAGTGTTCAGCGATGATGCTTGTACCGTTTTTCGGGACAGCAAAGAATTCGGCGGTTCTATTTTCAAGCAATTTGAAGACGCTGTAAACTATTTGGCGTTATGCAATAAAACCAGATCTGTGATAAAGGGCGTTGTAAGAACGGATAAGCAGGATTATCCTGAGGAAGCCATCCGTGAAGCGCTGCTTAATGCGATTGTCCATCGTGATTACAGTTTCAGCGGCAGCATTATCATTAATGTTACCGATCATAGGATGGAATTCATTTCACTCGGCGGTCTTCTTCCAAGTCTTTCTCCCGACGATATTCGTTCCGGTATTTCTCAGCCGAGAAACAAGAATCTTGCCGAGGTGTTCCACTGCTTGCGTCTGATTGAAAGTTATGGTACCGGCATTCGCAGAATATTCAATCTATATTCCGGTTGCCCGGAACAACCTCAAATAGAAGTGACTACCAATACGTTCAAAATGGTACTTCCGAATATGAACGCTGTATCTGTTGCCGAGCCAAATTCCGTATCGGCGGTAACCCCACAGATGCAAAAGGTGCTCGATTATATCAAAGCGAATAGCCAAATCACCGAAAAAGAAATCAGCAAGCTGCTCGGGCTGAAAAAGACCCGCACCTTTACTGTCACAAAGCAGATGAGAGATCTCGGATTGATTAAAGTTATTGGTAGAGGCGAAAGCAAATATTATACGACGAAGTAA
- the rplM gene encoding 50S ribosomal protein L13 produces the protein MIGTRSFMAKKEEVERKWYLLDAAEKPLGRLAVQAARILTGKNKPTYTPHVDTGDFVVIVNADKVVLTGKKLTHSTVIRHSGHPGGLKVLSYKEVLDRSPERLVERVVRGMLPKTKLGRGMYRKLKVYAGGAHPHAAQKPEKID, from the coding sequence ATGATAGGCACACGTTCCTTCATGGCCAAAAAAGAAGAAGTCGAGCGCAAATGGTATCTGCTCGACGCGGCGGAAAAGCCGCTTGGCCGCCTTGCGGTGCAGGCCGCCCGCATACTTACAGGCAAAAATAAGCCGACATACACGCCGCACGTAGATACAGGCGATTTCGTCGTTATCGTCAACGCCGACAAGGTCGTGCTCACAGGCAAGAAGCTCACCCATTCGACGGTAATAAGGCACAGCGGACATCCCGGTGGACTCAAGGTCCTCAGCTACAAGGAAGTCCTCGATCGCTCGCCCGAGCGCCTCGTAGAGCGCGTAGTCCGGGGTATGCTCCCGAAGACGAAGCTCGGACGCGGCATGTACCGCAAGCTCAAGGTCTACGCCGGCGGCGCTCATCCGCACGCGGCGCAGAAGCCCGAGAAGATAGACTAA
- a CDS encoding biotin transporter BioY, with translation MKIKSMVLISTFAVLTAVGARLTVPLPVIPFTLQTLFAMLAGLVLGPKKGAASQLLYMAMGLAGIPVFTSVCGPAALFSPSFGYIVGFSLCALIGGTLRDYFKKKRGEATRAALFAAALAGVAATYAVGVAYLYAVLNVWGGGATLFKVLSIGFLTTAPGDVIKAVVAAEIARRLAKYGISE, from the coding sequence ATGAAGATAAAATCGATGGTGCTGATATCGACATTCGCGGTATTGACGGCGGTCGGCGCAAGGCTGACGGTGCCTCTCCCCGTCATTCCCTTCACGCTGCAGACACTCTTTGCGATGCTCGCCGGACTCGTGCTCGGTCCGAAAAAAGGCGCGGCCTCCCAGCTGCTTTATATGGCGATGGGGCTCGCAGGCATCCCGGTATTCACGTCGGTCTGCGGCCCCGCGGCGCTCTTTTCGCCCTCGTTCGGCTATATCGTCGGCTTTTCGCTCTGCGCGCTGATCGGCGGCACGCTGAGGGATTATTTCAAGAAAAAGCGCGGCGAAGCGACGCGCGCGGCGCTCTTCGCCGCGGCCCTCGCAGGAGTCGCGGCGACCTACGCGGTCGGCGTCGCCTACCTTTACGCCGTGCTCAACGTCTGGGGAGGCGGAGCGACCTTATTCAAGGTACTATCGATAGGCTTTTTAACTACCGCGCCAGGCGACGTGATAAAAGCCGTAGTCGCCGCCGAAATAGCGCGCCGCCTCGCAAAGTACGGGATATCGGAATAG
- a CDS encoding nicotinate phosphoribosyltransferase has translation MNIKPLDKLKDIASYKHIDGRLFSATHEEILEGWTTDIYFLKTRDVLRSAGLLDTQVVAEVFTRQPGIFAGSEEVLNLFRKLPDPPQIESLAEGESFEAKEVLMRFTGSYESFGLYETVLLGMLASSTGWATAARECVLAAEGRSVLCFGARHVHPAIAPVMERAAKIAGCSAMSCILAAKLCGEEPKGTVPHAAILMVGDTVKLAKLYDAQVPAEEARIVLVDTFRDEAEETMRVAEALGDRLSGIRLDTPGERGGVTPDLVREIRWRLDLAGFPKVQIIATGGLTPERIKLMNEAGADVYGVGSYITGGARRDMTMDLKMVDGKPLAKRGRLPGIIPNPKLKRVL, from the coding sequence ATGAATATAAAGCCTTTGGACAAGCTGAAGGATATAGCCTCTTACAAGCATATCGACGGACGCCTCTTCTCCGCGACCCATGAGGAGATACTCGAGGGCTGGACGACCGACATATATTTTTTGAAGACGCGCGACGTGCTCCGCTCGGCCGGACTTCTCGACACCCAGGTCGTAGCCGAGGTGTTCACGCGCCAGCCCGGCATATTCGCAGGCTCCGAAGAAGTCCTGAACCTCTTCCGCAAACTGCCTGATCCGCCGCAGATCGAATCGCTCGCCGAGGGCGAGAGCTTCGAGGCGAAAGAAGTACTAATGCGCTTTACCGGCAGCTATGAATCGTTCGGGCTTTATGAGACCGTCCTGCTGGGCATGCTCGCTTCATCGACCGGCTGGGCTACGGCGGCGAGAGAATGCGTCTTGGCCGCAGAGGGAAGAAGCGTCCTCTGCTTCGGCGCACGCCACGTCCATCCGGCGATCGCTCCCGTAATGGAGCGCGCCGCGAAGATAGCCGGCTGCAGCGCCATGAGCTGCATACTTGCGGCGAAGCTCTGCGGCGAAGAGCCGAAGGGCACCGTGCCGCACGCGGCCATCCTCATGGTCGGCGACACCGTGAAGCTGGCGAAACTTTACGACGCTCAGGTGCCAGCTGAGGAAGCGAGGATAGTCCTCGTCGACACCTTCAGAGACGAAGCCGAAGAGACGATGCGCGTGGCGGAAGCTCTCGGCGACAGACTCTCCGGCATACGCCTCGACACACCGGGCGAGCGCGGCGGAGTGACGCCGGACCTCGTCAGGGAGATTCGCTGGCGGCTCGACCTTGCGGGCTTCCCCAAGGTCCAGATAATCGCGACGGGCGGACTCACCCCGGAGCGCATAAAGCTGATGAACGAAGCGGGAGCCGACGTCTACGGCGTAGGCAGCTACATCACCGGCGGAGCTCGGCGCGATATGACGATGGATCTGAAAATGGTCGACGGCAAGCCGCTCGCGAAGCGCGGACGCCTGCCCGGCATAATACCGAACCCGAAACTTAAACGCGTGCTTTAG
- a CDS encoding patatin-like phospholipase family protein — MSVKFLKHKILLSAVLIIATAANCAAAQFAADSGETRDHMREWGFRHNDGVVLALCGGGMKGLAHIGVFEVLERENIPISAIIGTSMGAIMGGLYASGRTPAEMREILSKSNLMEIMSGRSRSDTSGGYNAPPVQGDALFSITVDKNKNERGRLGILDAKDLYSFLSELTSNVTVTDFDYLPIPFAAVATNLGNGDTVLLRNGNLASALRASMSIPVIFDPWPLNGMLLVDGGIKANLPVLEAKKLFPGHPVVAVNLSPEQLDMRPERFKSILDVASQTLDILMMQSIRENLAAADLVITPDIRGVNTFETGGYDRIIDLGTAAADEKAGELKKLVEEKCGVWDHSRAERPQRTPPTVSEVRFEGMPSGVAEELHEKYESWIGKPLDMALVANAVKSLSERDDVRSVDDHIEILSYGSVAVVFKIESPAKFEFSIDGFASNLYWNRWIALTGTARDTIMPGDVASLELRLGTTWGAMLRYFTANDERDSQWGLTLAARREEFEPFEYGGDTQFERYTAKIAWYKTFSNRARLGVGYAGQRVTSLGDDSIQGHGPYLAFTFNTLDDQILPTKGFVVKSEMWYPTDETLVSDTRFRAYLPLFKGNKVIFGGGFKTGDADTLAYAAMLGANEELYSLGQHPIAADQAYWLHLGFERAFLRSWWGGVNLELFGNYAQAFRDWDKSASRWELGAALSIPTNRIRSKLVFVYDDEGGFTVGYTIGIPRFWDGPMP; from the coding sequence ATGAGCGTGAAATTTTTAAAACATAAAATTCTGCTTTCAGCCGTGCTGATAATCGCGACCGCGGCGAACTGCGCGGCCGCGCAGTTCGCCGCCGACAGCGGCGAAACGCGGGATCACATGAGGGAGTGGGGCTTCCGGCACAACGACGGCGTGGTGCTCGCGCTCTGCGGCGGCGGCATGAAGGGGCTCGCCCACATAGGAGTCTTCGAAGTGCTCGAACGCGAAAACATCCCTATCTCCGCCATCATCGGCACGAGCATGGGCGCGATAATGGGGGGGCTTTACGCTTCCGGCAGGACGCCGGCGGAGATGCGCGAGATACTTTCAAAGTCCAACCTGATGGAGATAATGTCCGGACGCAGCCGCTCCGATACCTCCGGCGGATACAACGCTCCGCCCGTGCAGGGGGACGCGCTCTTTTCGATAACGGTCGACAAAAACAAAAACGAACGCGGCAGGCTCGGCATACTCGACGCAAAGGATCTTTACTCCTTCCTGAGCGAGCTCACCTCGAACGTAACAGTCACGGACTTCGACTATCTTCCGATACCATTCGCCGCGGTAGCGACCAACCTCGGCAACGGAGACACGGTCCTCCTGCGAAACGGCAACCTCGCTTCGGCTCTGCGCGCTTCGATGTCCATACCGGTCATCTTCGACCCGTGGCCGCTGAACGGCATGCTTTTGGTAGACGGCGGCATAAAAGCCAACCTTCCCGTGCTCGAGGCGAAGAAATTATTTCCCGGACACCCCGTCGTCGCGGTGAATCTATCGCCGGAGCAGTTAGACATGAGGCCGGAGCGCTTCAAATCGATCCTCGACGTCGCCTCCCAGACTCTTGACATATTAATGATGCAGTCGATCCGTGAAAACCTCGCTGCCGCGGACCTCGTCATAACACCGGACATCAGAGGTGTGAACACCTTCGAGACCGGCGGCTACGACAGAATAATAGACCTCGGCACGGCGGCCGCGGACGAAAAGGCCGGCGAGCTGAAAAAGCTCGTCGAGGAAAAGTGCGGCGTCTGGGACCACAGCAGGGCCGAGCGCCCGCAGCGCACGCCGCCGACTGTCAGCGAAGTCCGCTTCGAGGGGATGCCGAGCGGCGTCGCCGAAGAGCTGCACGAAAAATATGAGAGCTGGATAGGCAAGCCTCTCGACATGGCGCTTGTAGCCAACGCGGTAAAGAGCCTCTCCGAGCGCGACGACGTAAGATCCGTAGACGACCATATCGAGATACTTTCGTACGGCTCCGTCGCCGTCGTTTTCAAGATAGAAAGCCCGGCCAAATTCGAATTCAGCATCGACGGCTTTGCTAGCAACCTCTACTGGAACCGCTGGATCGCGCTGACAGGCACCGCGCGCGACACGATAATGCCGGGCGACGTCGCGTCGCTCGAACTGCGCCTCGGCACGACGTGGGGCGCGATGCTGCGCTACTTCACGGCCAACGACGAAAGGGACTCGCAGTGGGGGCTCACTCTCGCGGCACGGCGCGAAGAGTTCGAACCTTTCGAATACGGCGGAGATACGCAATTTGAAAGATATACTGCGAAGATCGCGTGGTACAAGACCTTCTCGAACCGCGCGCGGCTCGGCGTCGGCTACGCGGGACAGCGCGTGACGTCCCTCGGCGACGACTCGATACAGGGGCACGGACCATACCTCGCGTTCACCTTCAACACGCTTGACGACCAGATACTGCCGACTAAGGGCTTCGTCGTAAAGAGCGAGATGTGGTACCCGACGGACGAGACCCTCGTATCAGACACACGCTTCCGCGCCTACTTGCCGCTATTTAAGGGGAACAAGGTTATATTCGGCGGAGGTTTCAAAACGGGGGATGCCGATACGCTCGCTTACGCGGCCATGCTCGGAGCGAACGAAGAACTGTACAGCCTCGGGCAGCATCCGATAGCCGCCGACCAGGCTTACTGGCTACACCTCGGCTTCGAGCGCGCCTTCCTGCGCTCGTGGTGGGGCGGCGTGAACCTAGAGCTGTTCGGCAACTACGCTCAGGCCTTCCGCGACTGGGACAAGAGCGCGAGCCGCTGGGAGCTCGGCGCGGCGCTCTCGATCCCTACGAACAGGATACGCAGCAAGCTCGTCTTCGTTTACGACGACGAAGGTGGCTTCACCGTCGGTTACACGATAGGGATACCAAGATTCTGGGACGGCCCGATGCCGTAA
- a CDS encoding glycosyltransferase family protein, producing the protein METLFILTNSPGELSGWLAPAAAAAAAKAPGLCVSAVTLPCPYASGRELESALRLRGVSSASTFGEAMRRGAARGGNIILQLGGDPMYGWALSRRLRAPWTIYTARPRWRGSVAHYFIPDEGARRRFEKAGVEEARRTVTGDLMLDSVPERGACRPEDFLRSRGLEGEKLICFMAGSRPFEYGQTIGFFSECARALYERYPSWRAIFPLAPTVDEKILREGIESAGFKWRGGGFAEEIEIFGGRSALLVRENHFDAIAASSLAVALPGTNNLQIASLGVPLFVAAPLNRAEEIPLDGIAGAIPADNKAMRALKKKLVFYYNGREKFVSLPNRICGRALVAERRELMTPESAFRCLSELIEEPAKREKIRENYSALSLKRGAAERIVAKILELLRA; encoded by the coding sequence ATGGAGACATTATTCATACTCACGAACTCGCCCGGAGAACTCTCCGGCTGGCTTGCGCCGGCTGCGGCGGCGGCCGCGGCGAAAGCGCCGGGTCTGTGCGTAAGCGCGGTCACCCTGCCGTGCCCCTACGCGAGCGGCAGGGAGCTGGAAAGCGCGCTTCGACTGCGCGGCGTCTCCTCGGCCTCGACCTTCGGCGAAGCGATGAGGCGCGGCGCGGCGCGCGGCGGAAATATCATCCTGCAGCTCGGCGGCGACCCGATGTACGGCTGGGCCTTGTCGCGCAGGCTGCGCGCGCCGTGGACCATCTACACGGCGCGGCCGAGATGGCGCGGCAGCGTAGCGCATTACTTTATCCCGGACGAGGGTGCGCGGAGGCGCTTCGAAAAAGCTGGCGTCGAAGAAGCGCGGCGCACCGTCACAGGCGACCTGATGCTCGACAGCGTGCCGGAGCGCGGCGCCTGCCGCCCCGAAGATTTTCTCAGAAGCCGCGGCCTCGAAGGCGAAAAGCTGATCTGCTTCATGGCCGGTAGCCGCCCCTTCGAATACGGGCAGACGATAGGATTTTTCAGCGAATGCGCGAGGGCCCTCTACGAAAGATATCCTTCGTGGCGGGCGATATTCCCTCTGGCCCCGACGGTCGACGAAAAAATTCTGCGCGAAGGGATCGAAAGCGCCGGCTTCAAATGGCGCGGCGGCGGGTTTGCCGAAGAAATAGAAATTTTCGGCGGGCGTTCAGCTCTGCTCGTGCGCGAAAATCACTTCGACGCGATAGCGGCGTCGTCACTCGCGGTCGCCCTGCCGGGGACGAACAACCTACAGATCGCTTCGCTCGGCGTTCCGCTCTTCGTCGCGGCCCCGCTGAACCGCGCCGAGGAGATACCGCTCGACGGCATCGCCGGCGCGATACCTGCGGACAACAAGGCGATGCGCGCTCTCAAAAAAAAGCTCGTCTTTTACTACAACGGCCGCGAAAAATTCGTCTCGCTGCCGAACCGCATCTGCGGGCGCGCGCTCGTCGCGGAGCGGCGCGAGCTGATGACGCCGGAGAGCGCTTTTCGCTGTCTCTCGGAGCTCATAGAGGAGCCGGCCAAGCGCGAGAAGATCAGGGAAAATTACTCCGCGCTCAGCCTGAAGCGCGGCGCCGCCGAAAGAATCGTCGCTAAAATACTCGAACTGCTGCGAGCGTGA
- a CDS encoding sodium:solute symporter family transporter: MIILLPTIAVLGYVGRLYFGTNIKAAQSMLATATIIPWYIGGLMMAAAVAFIITTGDSYLLSGATNLATDVYNHFKKDATDREVLRATQWSIVIFGALALGILKFFPSILAIQYWSYTIVGAGITPALIGCIVCPDKVSKWGGSSPW, encoded by the coding sequence ATGATCATCCTGCTTCCGACGATTGCAGTTCTTGGATATGTGGGACGCCTGTATTTCGGAACCAACATTAAGGCTGCGCAGTCTATGCTTGCAACTGCAACGATAATTCCCTGGTACATAGGCGGACTTATGATGGCAGCTGCAGTCGCGTTTATAATCACTACCGGTGACTCCTATCTGTTGTCCGGTGCCACAAATCTGGCTACGGATGTCTACAATCATTTTAAAAAGGATGCAACCGACCGCGAGGTCCTCAGAGCAACACAGTGGAGTATTGTGATATTCGGCGCTCTGGCACTTGGGATCCTGAAATTTTTCCCGAGCATTCTGGCGATCCAGTACTGGTCTTACACGATCGTTGGCGCGGGCATTACACCGGCTCTGATCGGCTGCATTGTTTGCCCCGATAAGGTCAGCAAGTGGGGGGGATCCTCTCCATGGTAG